The following proteins are co-located in the Acanthochromis polyacanthus isolate Apoly-LR-REF ecotype Palm Island chromosome 7, KAUST_Apoly_ChrSc, whole genome shotgun sequence genome:
- the slc25a25a gene encoding calcium-binding mitochondrial carrier protein SCaMC-2-A yields MLGLCLYVPVSNSDPVEVEYFESNGLPSELNSLFNKLSVFLPSQEFSSYQRWRKKTLKREENDSDDQLDFEEFVHYLQDYEKDLKLVVKSLDKKNAGRVDPREFLQSLRDLGVHISQQHAEKALKSMDKNGMITISNKDWSDYPMVEKTENIPEIILYWKHSTIFDVGENLMVPDEFTMEEKLTGMWWRHLVAGGGAGAVSRTCTAPLDRLKVMMQVYGSRTNNMCIMTGMMQMIKEGGMRSLWRGNGINIIKIAPESALKFMAYEQIKRLIGSDKETLSILERFVAGSLAGVIAQSSIYPMEVLKTRLALRRTGQYAGISDCAKQIFRREGLGAFYKGYVPNMLGIIPYAGIDLAVYETLKNSYLQQYGTNSSDPGVFVLLACGTVSSTCGQLASYPLALVRTRMQAQAATEGSQQQVSMSGLFRQILQTEGPTGLYRGLAPNFLKVIPAVSISYVVYEHLKTQLGVTSR; encoded by the exons ATGCTTGGTCTGTGCCTTTACGTCCCCGTGTCTAACTCGGACCCGGTCGAAGTGGAATATTTCGAATCCAACGGCCTGCCGTCGGAGCTCAACTCGCTCTTCAACAAACTGAGCGTGTTCCTGCCGTCCCAGGAGTTTTCAAGCTACCAAAGATGGAGAAAG AAAACCTTAAAAAGGGAAGAAAACGACTCCGACGACCAGCTGGACTTCGAAGAGTTTGTTCACTATCTGCAAGACTACGAGAAAGACCTGAAACTAGTGGTGAAGAGTCTCGACAAGAAGAATGCCG GACGCGTCGATCCCAGAGAGTTCCTCCAATCCCTTCGTGACCTCGGCGTGCACATCTCCCAGCAGCACGCCGAAAAAGCCCTTAAGAG CATGGATAAGAATGGAATGATAACGATCAGCAACAAAGACTGGAGCGACTACCCCATGGTGGAAAAGACCGAGAACATTCCTGAGATCATCCTGTACTGGAAACACTCCACG ATATTCGATGTGGGTGAGAACCTGATGGTCCCGGATGAATTCAccatggaggagaagctgaCCGGCATGTGGTGGAGGCATCTGGTCGCCGGTGGAGGAGCTGGAGCCGTTTCCAGAACCTGCACCGCCCCGCTGGACCGGCTCAAAGTCATGATGCAG GTTTACGGCTCCAGAACCAACAACATGTGCATCATGACCGGGATGATGCAGATGATCAAAGAAGGCGGCATGAGGTCGCTGTGGAGAGGAAACGGCATCAACATCATCAAAATCGCCCCCGAGTCGGCCCTCAAGTTCATGGCGTACGAGCAG atTAAGCGTCTAATCGGCAGCGATAAGGAAACTCTGAGCATCTTGGAGCGATTCGTGGCTGGATCTTTGGCCGGAGTGATCGCCCAGAGCTCCATCTACCCCATGGAG GTGCTGAAAACCCGTCTGGCTCTGAGGAGGACCGGTCAGTACGCCGGCATCTCGGACTGCGCCAAGCAGATCTTCAGGAGAGAAGGGCTGGGAGCGTTTTATAAAGGTTACGTCCCAAACATGCTGGGGATCATCCCCTACGCCGGCATCGACCTGGCCGTGTACGAG ACTCTGAAGAACTCCTACCTGCAGCAGTACGGCACCAACAGCTCCGACCCCGGCGTCTTCGTCCTGCTGGCCTGTGGAACCGTCTCCAGCACCTGTGGTCAGCTGGCCAGTTACCCGCTGGCTCTGGTCCGGACCCGCATGCAGGCGCAAG CAGCGACGGAGGGTTCCCAGCAGCAGGTGTCCATGAGCGGTTTGTTCAGGCAGATCCTCCAGACTGAGGGCCCTACAGGACTCTACCGGGGCCTCGCTCCAAACTTCCTGAAGGTGATCCCGGCCGTCAGCATCAGCTACGTGGTGTACGAGCACCTGAAGACCCAGCTGGGGGTGACGTCACGCTGA